A genome region from Calditrichota bacterium includes the following:
- a CDS encoding WbqC family protein — MTLAVLQPGYLPGIPLFAMLAAADVVLLADDLQYSTRGNLNRARIKTAIGAQWLTVPVLTKGRQGQSIAAVRIDPYHEWRKRHWRSLMVNYAPAPYWGRYESALEEVYSHSWGSLLDLNQTLIELFTQELGLKAPKGLTSCFKTRPARTEKVVDLLRASGCDTYLVLRAEHPLLDSECIGDAGLAVRPVDVVEPIYHQLFGAFVPGLSVLDLLMNEGPAAAALIQQSVKVAP, encoded by the coding sequence ATGACGCTTGCTGTCCTTCAGCCGGGGTACCTTCCCGGCATCCCCCTCTTTGCCATGCTGGCCGCCGCCGATGTGGTCCTCTTGGCCGATGACCTGCAATACTCAACTCGCGGCAATCTGAATCGCGCGCGCATCAAAACGGCGATCGGGGCTCAGTGGCTCACCGTGCCGGTGCTGACCAAGGGCCGCCAGGGCCAAAGCATCGCCGCCGTGCGCATCGACCCGTATCATGAGTGGCGCAAGCGGCACTGGCGCTCGCTCATGGTCAACTATGCGCCTGCTCCCTACTGGGGCCGTTACGAGAGCGCGCTTGAGGAGGTCTACTCGCATTCCTGGGGAAGCCTTCTGGACCTCAACCAGACTCTGATTGAGCTCTTCACCCAGGAGCTGGGCCTCAAGGCGCCCAAAGGCTTGACCTCCTGTTTCAAGACACGCCCGGCACGAACTGAAAAGGTGGTCGATTTATTGCGGGCCTCGGGCTGCGATACCTACCTGGTGCTCCGGGCCGAGCATCCCCTCTTGGACAGCGAGTGCATTGGCGACGCGGGCCTGGCTGTGCGCCCGGTTGATGTGGTGGAGCCCATCTACCACCAACTCTTTGGGGCGTTCGTCCCGGGTCTTTCTGTGCTGGACCTGCTGATGAACGAGGGGCCAGCCGCGGCTGCGCTGATCCAGCAGTCGGTTAAGGTGGCACCCTGA
- the sixA gene encoding phosphohistidine phosphatase SixA yields MAVFLVQHGKSLPEEVDPQRHLSPEGVREVERMAAWAQRHGLHVGRIVHSGKERARQTAELFASVLNLADGIEQRSGLGPLDDPRPVAAWLEQEEGIMLVGHLPFLSRLAALLVAGTPEPPVVSFTYGGIVCLERRSEGSGWLLGWAVTPLLVE; encoded by the coding sequence ATGGCGGTCTTTCTCGTCCAACACGGCAAGAGCCTCCCTGAGGAAGTTGACCCACAACGCCATCTCTCCCCGGAGGGGGTGCGCGAGGTAGAGCGCATGGCCGCCTGGGCGCAGCGGCACGGGCTGCACGTGGGTCGCATCGTGCACAGCGGCAAGGAACGCGCCCGCCAGACGGCTGAGCTCTTTGCCAGCGTGCTCAACCTGGCCGACGGCATAGAACAGCGCAGCGGCTTAGGGCCCTTAGACGACCCGCGGCCTGTAGCAGCGTGGCTCGAACAGGAAGAGGGAATTATGCTCGTGGGGCACCTGCCCTTCCTTTCGCGCCTCGCAGCGCTCCTGGTGGCAGGCACTCCAGAACCTCCGGTGGTGAGTTTCACCTATGGCGGGATTGTCTGCTTGGAGAGACGGAGCGAAGGCTCTGGATGGCTCCTCGGTTGGGCGGTTACACCTCTGCTGGTGGAGTGA
- a CDS encoding dCMP deaminase family protein, producing MDTGRPSWDEYFLDVAAVVATRSSCLRTKVGAVIVRDRDIVSTGYNGAPKYQPNCLELGSCYRDTHGIPSGTKLELCRAVGSHAESNAIALAARNGHSTRGTTMFIVGHRHICNQCKAQIANAGVIRVLLRTPEGEVLEFFPARDWTQHPIDQGEQGGTSKP from the coding sequence ATGGACACAGGGCGGCCGAGCTGGGACGAGTACTTTTTGGACGTCGCCGCGGTGGTAGCCACGCGCTCGTCCTGCCTGCGCACCAAGGTCGGTGCGGTCATCGTCCGCGACCGGGACATCGTCTCCACCGGCTACAACGGCGCGCCTAAGTACCAGCCAAATTGCTTGGAGCTTGGGTCTTGCTACCGCGACACCCATGGCATCCCCTCCGGCACCAAGCTGGAGCTCTGCCGCGCGGTGGGCTCGCACGCCGAATCGAACGCTATCGCCCTGGCGGCCCGCAACGGCCACTCCACCAGAGGCACCACCATGTTCATCGTCGGCCATCGTCACATCTGCAACCAGTGCAAGGCACAGATTGCCAACGCAGGCGTTATCCGCGTGCTCCTGCGCACGCCGGAAGGGGAAGTGCTGGAGTTCTTCCCAGCCAGGGACTGGACGCAACACCCCATCGACCAGGGCGAGCAAGGAGGCACCAGCAAGCCGTAG
- a CDS encoding pyridoxamine 5'-phosphate oxidase family protein produces MEMPREVRQILEEQKFGVLCTQNQGTPYASLVAFASTHDLRSLLIATSRATRKFANLVACPRAALLVDNRTNTAEDLDQAIALTITGTTREVHDREKATLAEVYAARHPGLAAFVRQASTALICLEVERYIVANGLSRGYALSVR; encoded by the coding sequence ATGGAGATGCCAAGGGAAGTCCGGCAGATCTTGGAGGAGCAGAAATTCGGCGTGTTGTGCACACAGAACCAGGGGACGCCTTACGCAAGTCTGGTGGCGTTTGCCAGCACCCACGACTTGCGTTCGCTGCTCATCGCCACCTCGCGGGCTACGCGCAAATTCGCCAACCTTGTTGCCTGTCCGCGTGCTGCTCTTCTCGTCGACAACCGCACCAATACCGCCGAGGACCTGGACCAAGCCATCGCACTTACCATCACAGGAACCACAAGGGAGGTGCACGATCGCGAGAAGGCGACTCTTGCGGAAGTCTACGCCGCGCGGCATCCGGGCCTGGCAGCCTTCGTTCGCCAGGCCAGCACGGCCCTCATCTGCCTTGAGGTCGAGCGGTACATTGTCGCCAATGGTCTGAGCCGCGGGTACGCGCTGTCGGTAAGGTAG
- the pduL gene encoding phosphate propanoyltransferase has translation MERILIPVGVSNRHAHLCREHLDILFGKGFELTKERELYQCGQFVSEQTVTISGPKGAIERMRILGPLRSRTQVEVSRTDAYRLGLDCPVGDAGPLPPGQAAVLIGPQGSVTLHQDVVVARRHIHVNPEIASKLGVRHGDAVFVAPVVQPGVDPAQLRTVIFGNVLIRVDETFRLQMHIDLDEANAAGLKTGDMVYIVQSSLRYNFNLNGRRVITENDVRQAILRGQKIRVEPGVIVTPAARDLGKQHNVFV, from the coding sequence GTGGAGAGGATACTGATTCCCGTCGGCGTTTCCAACCGCCACGCCCACTTATGCCGGGAGCACCTGGACATTCTGTTCGGCAAGGGCTTTGAGCTGACCAAGGAACGAGAGCTCTACCAGTGCGGTCAGTTCGTCTCCGAGCAGACGGTGACCATTAGCGGGCCGAAGGGAGCCATCGAGCGGATGCGCATCTTAGGGCCGCTGCGCAGCCGCACGCAGGTGGAGGTCTCGCGCACGGACGCCTACCGCCTCGGCTTGGACTGCCCGGTGGGCGATGCGGGCCCCTTGCCTCCTGGCCAGGCGGCCGTGCTCATCGGGCCGCAAGGTTCGGTGACCCTCCACCAGGATGTCGTGGTGGCGCGACGCCACATTCACGTCAACCCGGAGATCGCCTCCAAGTTGGGGGTGCGCCACGGCGATGCGGTGTTTGTGGCACCTGTGGTCCAGCCGGGGGTAGACCCCGCGCAGTTGCGCACGGTGATTTTTGGGAATGTCCTCATTCGCGTTGACGAGACCTTCCGGCTGCAGATGCACATCGACCTTGACGAGGCAAACGCCGCAGGGCTGAAGACCGGCGACATGGTCTACATTGTGCAGAGCAGCCTGCGCTACAACTTTAACCTGAACGGCCGGAGGGTTATTACCGAGAACGATGTGCGCCAGGCCATCCTCCGGGGACAGAAGATTCGGGTGGAGCCCGGCGTCATCGTCACGCCGGCGGCCCGCGATCTGGGCAAACAGCACAATGTGTTCGTGTAA
- a CDS encoding aldehyde dehydrogenase family protein has product MQQARNLCVRAREAQLKFKEFSQKDVDRVVAAMADAGFRAAEQLAQLAVEETGFGVVADKVAKNQLATRDVYNLIKNMKTVGVINELPGKRILEIAEPMGVIAGIVPVTNPTSTVLFKSLIAVKARNAIVFSPHPNAVRCANAAAAVMSQAAESAGAPPGLISCMTLSTLQGTNELMHHRDVAIILATGGAGLVKAAYSAGKPAYGVGPGNVPAFIERTADVRKAVADIVASKTFDNGTVCASEQAVIADLPIKDQVIAELQARKAYFLNPEECRRVGATLVTRELTVSPDCVGQPAYVIAQKAGIAVPRDTTMLVAPLDGVGPQYPLSIEKLSPVIAFYVADGWEAGCERCIEILNFGGLGHTLVIHSRNEEVIMQFALKKPAFRILVNTPGTHGAVGITTDLDPSMMLGCGTYGGNITTDNVTPMHLLNIKRVAYETKPLRRSERSTDWRPELLTHGRVNVGAAYQAALTPAAGISRKEAPQAESHARQPSVTPAGRYGSSGLTDEEVERIVAEFLQTR; this is encoded by the coding sequence ATGCAACAGGCGCGCAACCTGTGTGTGCGCGCTCGCGAAGCGCAGCTCAAGTTCAAGGAGTTTTCGCAGAAGGACGTGGACCGCGTGGTGGCGGCCATGGCGGATGCCGGTTTTAGGGCTGCAGAGCAACTGGCGCAGCTGGCCGTAGAGGAGACTGGCTTTGGCGTGGTTGCCGACAAGGTGGCCAAAAACCAGCTCGCCACGCGCGATGTCTACAACCTCATCAAGAACATGAAGACGGTGGGGGTGATCAACGAACTGCCGGGCAAGCGCATCTTGGAGATCGCCGAGCCGATGGGGGTGATCGCCGGCATTGTTCCCGTCACCAATCCCACCTCCACGGTGCTTTTCAAGTCCCTCATTGCGGTGAAGGCCAGGAACGCCATCGTTTTTTCGCCTCACCCCAACGCGGTGCGCTGTGCTAATGCCGCCGCAGCGGTGATGAGCCAGGCTGCGGAAAGCGCAGGAGCGCCCCCAGGCCTCATCAGCTGCATGACTCTTTCCACCCTGCAGGGTACCAACGAGCTCATGCACCATCGCGATGTGGCCATCATCTTGGCAACCGGCGGCGCAGGTTTGGTCAAGGCGGCTTACAGCGCGGGCAAGCCAGCCTATGGCGTGGGGCCGGGCAACGTGCCGGCGTTCATCGAGCGCACCGCAGATGTGCGTAAGGCGGTGGCCGACATCGTTGCCTCCAAGACCTTTGATAATGGGACCGTCTGCGCTTCGGAGCAGGCGGTCATCGCTGATCTGCCCATCAAGGACCAGGTCATCGCCGAGCTACAGGCGCGCAAGGCTTACTTCCTCAACCCGGAAGAGTGCCGCAGGGTGGGCGCCACCTTGGTGACGCGTGAGCTCACGGTCAGCCCCGATTGCGTTGGCCAGCCGGCCTATGTCATTGCGCAAAAGGCAGGGATTGCGGTGCCGCGTGACACTACCATGCTGGTTGCCCCGCTGGATGGGGTTGGGCCGCAATATCCCCTTTCCATCGAGAAGCTCTCGCCGGTGATCGCCTTCTACGTGGCGGATGGCTGGGAGGCCGGCTGCGAGCGCTGCATCGAGATTCTGAATTTCGGCGGGCTCGGCCACACGCTGGTCATCCACTCCCGGAACGAAGAGGTGATCATGCAGTTTGCCCTCAAGAAGCCTGCCTTCCGCATCTTGGTGAATACCCCAGGAACGCACGGGGCAGTGGGGATCACCACCGACCTCGACCCGTCGATGATGTTGGGGTGCGGCACGTACGGGGGCAACATCACCACCGACAACGTGACGCCCATGCACTTGTTGAATATCAAGCGAGTTGCCTACGAGACAAAGCCGTTGCGCCGTTCCGAGCGCAGCACCGATTGGCGCCCTGAACTGCTCACGCACGGCAGGGTGAATGTGGGTGCGGCCTACCAGGCCGCCCTGACGCCGGCAGCTGGCATTTCGCGCAAAGAGGCTCCCCAGGCGGAGTCCCATGCCCGCCAGCCGTCGGTTACGCCGGCAGGGCGTTATGGCAGTAGCGGTTTGACCGACGAAGAGGTGGAACGTATTGTTGCCGAGTTTCTCCAGACGAGGTGA
- a CDS encoding YjbQ family protein, translated as MKHYTEYLWFNTKKHREYINITDKVEQAVQKSGVQEGMVLVSAMHITAAVYVNDAETGLIQDIEEWLQRLAPEGPDYHHHRTGEHNGDAHLKSLLMHHQVVLPITDGRLDLGPWQQVYYAEFDGQRRKRVVIKVIGE; from the coding sequence ATGAAGCACTACACCGAGTACCTCTGGTTCAATACCAAGAAGCACCGCGAGTATATCAACATCACCGACAAGGTGGAACAGGCGGTGCAGAAGAGCGGCGTCCAGGAAGGGATGGTGCTCGTCTCGGCCATGCACATCACCGCCGCCGTCTACGTCAACGACGCCGAGACCGGGCTCATTCAGGATATCGAGGAATGGCTGCAGCGGCTGGCCCCTGAGGGGCCGGACTACCACCACCATCGCACCGGCGAACACAACGGTGACGCCCACCTCAAGAGCCTGCTCATGCACCATCAAGTGGTGCTGCCGATCACCGATGGACGCCTGGACCTGGGACCCTGGCAGCAGGTCTACTATGCAGAATTCGACGGACAGCGCCGCAAACGGGTGGTCATAAAGGTCATCGGCGAGTAG
- a CDS encoding NUDIX hydrolase, giving the protein MSAPKGGPAAVQSQEPADVLVLCSLAQDELEVQWDAQGAQYPVEMVTAATRHWQQLRSEARPGAVLFDGPLCFLRHFSWEGSRLRLSLGRTSYLYALFANAFCQEIVLRWGTEHLPMVLGVSAVVVTGDGALLLMRRSHTVGEFPGLLDVFGGHIDPEVDVLAGVPHPFIAMRNELCEELDLRPADLTSLRCIGLIRSRCNQKPELVFACRVPHDVQQLCRAARGARGAGEFVDLLAVNDDLPTFWQFLETRRLELTPSAYGSLWVYGLHRGFCRSAAAKKS; this is encoded by the coding sequence GTGAGCGCACCTAAAGGAGGTCCTGCCGCGGTGCAGAGCCAGGAGCCGGCGGATGTCCTGGTTCTATGTTCCTTGGCGCAGGACGAGCTGGAGGTGCAATGGGACGCGCAGGGAGCGCAGTATCCGGTCGAAATGGTCACCGCCGCAACCCGTCACTGGCAGCAACTCCGCAGTGAGGCGCGGCCTGGCGCGGTTCTCTTCGATGGGCCCCTCTGTTTTCTCCGACACTTCTCGTGGGAGGGCTCCCGCCTCCGCCTCTCCCTTGGCAGGACCAGCTACCTCTATGCCCTCTTTGCCAATGCCTTTTGCCAGGAAATCGTCCTGCGTTGGGGAACTGAGCACCTTCCCATGGTCCTTGGCGTCAGTGCGGTGGTGGTCACCGGGGACGGTGCGCTACTGCTCATGCGGCGTAGCCACACCGTTGGGGAGTTCCCCGGACTGCTTGATGTTTTCGGCGGACACATCGACCCGGAGGTGGATGTGCTCGCCGGAGTGCCGCACCCGTTTATCGCAATGCGCAATGAGCTTTGTGAAGAGCTCGACCTAAGACCTGCCGATCTTACCTCTCTTCGCTGCATAGGGCTCATCAGGAGCCGGTGCAATCAAAAGCCAGAACTGGTCTTCGCGTGTCGTGTGCCACACGACGTCCAACAACTGTGTCGCGCCGCCCGCGGTGCCCGCGGTGCTGGCGAGTTCGTCGACCTCCTTGCCGTGAACGATGACTTGCCCACCTTTTGGCAATTTCTGGAGACAAGGCGTCTCGAGCTCACGCCCTCTGCCTATGGCAGTCTGTGGGTTTATGGACTGCACCGCGGGTTTTGCCGGTCCGCGGCCGCAAAAAAATCTTGA
- a CDS encoding DJ-1/PfpI family protein: MKKVLVPIANGIEELEAVTIIDVLRRAGAEVTVAGVETLQVVASRGTKLVADVPIDECATRTFDLIALPGGMPGAEHLRDCALLARLLKEQASSGRLYAAICASPVLVLHHHGLLAGRRATAHPSLAPRLPNQEAVEERVVVDGNCVTSRGPGTALEFALTLVELLFGKEQAEQVAGPMLALWPSCTT, translated from the coding sequence GTGAAGAAGGTCCTGGTCCCGATTGCCAACGGCATCGAGGAGCTCGAGGCGGTGACCATCATCGACGTCCTGAGGCGCGCAGGGGCAGAGGTGACCGTAGCCGGGGTTGAGACCCTGCAGGTGGTGGCGTCCCGGGGCACGAAGCTCGTCGCGGACGTCCCGATTGACGAATGCGCAACGCGGACTTTTGACCTCATCGCGCTGCCTGGCGGCATGCCAGGGGCCGAGCACCTTCGCGACTGTGCATTGTTGGCGCGCCTCCTCAAAGAGCAGGCTTCATCCGGGAGGCTTTATGCCGCCATTTGCGCCTCGCCGGTGCTGGTGCTCCACCATCACGGCCTGCTTGCCGGCCGGCGGGCAACTGCGCACCCCTCCCTTGCGCCTCGCCTCCCCAATCAGGAGGCCGTTGAGGAGCGCGTCGTGGTGGACGGCAACTGCGTGACCAGCAGAGGACCGGGCACGGCGCTCGAGTTTGCCCTCACCTTGGTGGAGCTTCTTTTCGGAAAGGAACAAGCAGAGCAGGTTGCCGGGCCCATGTTGGCTTTGTGGCCAAGCTGCACCACATAG
- a CDS encoding M20 family metallo-hydrolase, protein MKADAFAQVVARIDGYRDEVIRLESELTAIPALSPENGGEGEVAKAEYVKKLLSTLPVDELQEINAPDARVPCGYRPNLVARFRGADSSRTVWVLSHLDIVPPGELSLWQSDPYRVRVDGDLLYGRGVEDNQQGMVASLLAVRALHEQGLRPAHDVGVVLVADEETGSQYGLQYVLAHHRDLFRSEDLIIVPDSGNADGSMVEVAEKSILWVGFKTIGKQCHGSRPALGINAHKAAAHLIVKLEGLYQAFPQSDPVFAPPTSTFEPTKKEANVPNINTIPGEDVFYFDCRVLPAYRVDDVIAWMHSAVREVEAKFGVKVELFFPQREDAAPPTPVDAPVVQALTRALAETRGVKAVPMGIGGGTVAAHFRRAGLPAVVWETIDQTAHQPNEYCRISNVLADAKVFAHLFLYA, encoded by the coding sequence ATGAAGGCTGATGCTTTTGCGCAGGTCGTGGCGCGCATTGACGGGTATCGAGACGAGGTCATCAGGTTGGAGAGCGAACTGACGGCGATACCCGCCCTGTCGCCAGAAAACGGTGGCGAGGGTGAAGTTGCCAAGGCCGAATATGTGAAAAAGTTGCTTAGCACCCTCCCCGTGGACGAGCTCCAGGAGATCAACGCGCCGGATGCCCGCGTGCCGTGTGGCTATCGACCAAACCTGGTGGCCAGGTTCAGGGGCGCCGACAGCAGTCGCACTGTGTGGGTGCTTTCGCATTTGGACATCGTGCCACCCGGTGAGCTCAGTCTTTGGCAAAGCGATCCGTATCGCGTGCGCGTGGATGGCGACCTGTTGTACGGCCGCGGCGTTGAGGACAACCAGCAGGGGATGGTCGCCTCGTTGCTGGCAGTGCGCGCGCTCCATGAGCAGGGTCTACGGCCAGCCCACGACGTCGGCGTGGTGTTGGTAGCCGATGAGGAGACGGGGAGCCAATACGGCTTGCAGTACGTGCTTGCTCATCATCGGGATCTGTTCCGCTCCGAAGACCTCATTATCGTGCCCGACTCCGGCAATGCCGATGGTTCTATGGTCGAAGTCGCCGAGAAAAGCATCCTTTGGGTTGGCTTCAAGACCATCGGCAAGCAGTGTCATGGCTCACGTCCTGCCTTGGGCATCAATGCGCACAAGGCTGCGGCACACTTGATTGTCAAACTAGAGGGGCTTTACCAGGCGTTTCCGCAGAGCGATCCGGTTTTTGCGCCGCCCACCAGCACGTTTGAGCCCACCAAAAAAGAAGCCAATGTGCCGAACATCAATACGATTCCGGGGGAGGATGTGTTCTACTTCGACTGCCGCGTATTGCCCGCGTACAGGGTGGACGACGTCATTGCCTGGATGCACTCGGCAGTGCGCGAGGTAGAAGCAAAGTTTGGCGTGAAGGTGGAGCTTTTCTTCCCCCAGCGCGAGGATGCAGCGCCGCCCACGCCGGTGGACGCGCCTGTGGTGCAAGCATTGACCCGCGCGCTGGCCGAGACGCGGGGAGTGAAAGCAGTGCCGATGGGCATTGGGGGCGGCACGGTGGCCGCCCATTTCCGGCGTGCCGGGCTCCCGGCTGTGGTGTGGGAGACCATTGACCAGACCGCGCACCAGCCCAATGAGTATTGCCGCATCAGCAACGTCCTTGCTGATGCCAAGGTGTTTGCCCACCTTTTCTTGTACGCATAG